The Oxobacter pfennigii genome has a window encoding:
- a CDS encoding uroporphyrinogen decarboxylase family protein yields the protein MNAKELKEFRTKIYTDTYSGVIPERFPVQDGLGLECLIQYSGKDLMTTQYSYNPEDLKEILEKGMELLRGDTFSAAFARNPIAMMFQQSKVNVMSKSGMIQHPETSGFEADEYDEFIKHPFEFMVEKILPRLNPGFDTDPITRSVTFAKYMLAVMNQQKVFAEVNDMLVEKYGFFTTPPGTVMTQPVPFDFLADFCRGFTKVPLDIKRYPEKVLEALEAMMPYLIWRAKNPATSILGSNLIMTHMATFLNKKDFEKFYWPTFLKICHICAERGQAMTIFAEHDWTRYIDYLEELPQGTRLQMEYGDPQKFKDRLGKKMVLSGFYPITLMKNGTKQQCIDKAKELIDILAPGGNFMWKFDKSTLTINDINPENYVATMEYILDNSEYGNAGELVTTAKKEDSIVKYSHLYPEFKTKYLGSFDEFKKSYPPVDPRVEPLMRDAYDKYTNIVTPFNSTY from the coding sequence ATGAACGCCAAAGAATTAAAAGAGTTTCGTACCAAAATTTATACCGATACCTATTCGGGCGTAATTCCCGAAAGATTCCCCGTTCAGGACGGTTTAGGCTTAGAGTGCCTCATTCAATACTCCGGCAAGGATTTAATGACCACTCAGTATTCCTATAACCCGGAAGACTTAAAAGAAATACTGGAAAAGGGCATGGAGCTTTTACGCGGTGATACCTTTTCAGCTGCCTTTGCCAGAAATCCCATAGCCATGATGTTTCAGCAGTCAAAGGTAAACGTGATGAGTAAAAGCGGTATGATTCAGCACCCCGAGACCTCAGGCTTTGAAGCCGATGAATACGATGAATTTATTAAGCACCCCTTTGAATTCATGGTAGAAAAGATCCTTCCAAGACTAAATCCCGGCTTTGACACCGACCCGATAACAAGAAGTGTAACCTTCGCCAAATACATGCTGGCTGTAATGAATCAACAAAAGGTATTTGCTGAAGTTAATGACATGCTGGTAGAAAAATACGGCTTCTTTACCACTCCACCCGGTACCGTAATGACACAGCCCGTACCTTTTGATTTTCTGGCGGATTTTTGCCGTGGCTTTACCAAAGTACCGCTGGATATTAAACGCTACCCCGAAAAGGTCTTAGAAGCATTGGAAGCAATGATGCCTTATCTTATATGGAGAGCTAAAAACCCTGCCACATCAATACTTGGAAGCAACCTCATCATGACTCATATGGCTACCTTTTTAAATAAAAAGGACTTTGAAAAATTTTACTGGCCTACCTTCTTAAAGATCTGCCATATATGTGCAGAACGTGGCCAGGCAATGACCATATTCGCCGAGCATGACTGGACCCGTTACATCGATTATCTTGAAGAGCTTCCTCAGGGAACAAGGCTTCAGATGGAATACGGTGACCCTCAGAAATTCAAGGACAGGTTGGGCAAGAAAATGGTCTTGAGCGGTTTCTATCCCATCACACTTATGAAAAACGGAACCAAACAGCAGTGCATCGATAAGGCAAAAGAGCTTATAGACATATTGGCTCCCGGCGGAAACTTCATGTGGAAGTTTGACAAGAGCACCCTCACAATAAATGATATAAATCCAGAAAACTATGTTGCCACAATGGAATATATACTTGATAACTCCGAGTATGGCAATGCAGGAGAGCTTGTTACCACTGCTAAAAAAGAAGATTCCATCGTTAAATACTCTCACCTCTATCCGGAATTTAAAACCAAATATCTGGGCTCCTTTGATGAATTCAAAAAGTCTTATCCTCCTGTTGACCCAAGGGTTGAACCTCTAATGCGAGATGCTTACGATAAATATACCAATATAGTCACACCGTTTAACTCAACATACTAA
- a CDS encoding NADP-dependent isocitrate dehydrogenase, producing MAEKIKMNTPLVEMDGDEMTRIIWKMIKDTLLEPYIDLKTEYYDLGIEKRDETDDLITVDAALAIKKYGVGVKCATITPNAERVKEYNLKKMWKSPNGTIRAVLDGTVFRTPIIIDSIKPFVKNWTKPITVARHAYGDVYKDVEYRVDKPGKVELVFTSDDGEETRLTVHEFNGPGVVLGMHNLDASIISFARSCFNYSLDLKQDLWFASKDTISKVYDHRFKDIFDEIYNTEYSEKFKAAGINYFYTLIDDAIARVIKSEGGFVWACKNYDGDVMSDMVATAFGSLAMMTSVLVSPEGYYEFEAAHGTVQRHYYQHQKGQATSTNSMATLYAWTGALRKRGELDGIGGLIDFTNKLEMAAVKTLKEGVLTKDLAELSNIPHKKVVYTEEFLKEIKKRLEQVL from the coding sequence ATGGCTGAAAAAATAAAAATGAATACCCCTTTAGTTGAGATGGACGGAGACGAAATGACCCGTATCATATGGAAAATGATAAAGGATACTCTCCTTGAACCATATATAGATTTAAAAACCGAATATTACGATCTGGGTATTGAGAAAAGGGATGAAACCGATGACCTTATAACTGTCGACGCAGCTCTTGCCATAAAAAAATACGGCGTTGGCGTAAAATGTGCTACCATAACCCCCAATGCCGAAAGAGTAAAAGAATACAACTTAAAAAAAATGTGGAAAAGTCCCAACGGCACCATAAGGGCTGTACTTGACGGCACTGTTTTTCGTACTCCCATTATTATTGACAGCATAAAACCCTTTGTAAAGAACTGGACTAAGCCCATAACCGTTGCCAGGCATGCCTACGGTGATGTATACAAGGACGTGGAATACCGGGTAGATAAACCCGGTAAGGTAGAATTGGTATTTACATCCGACGACGGCGAGGAAACAAGGCTTACTGTACATGAATTCAACGGCCCCGGGGTTGTCCTTGGAATGCACAACCTTGATGCATCCATAATAAGCTTTGCGAGATCCTGTTTTAATTACTCCTTGGACCTTAAACAGGATCTGTGGTTTGCTTCAAAAGATACAATTTCCAAGGTTTACGACCACAGATTCAAGGATATATTCGATGAAATATATAATACCGAATACAGTGAAAAATTCAAGGCAGCAGGCATTAATTATTTCTACACTTTAATAGATGATGCTATAGCCCGCGTTATTAAATCAGAAGGCGGGTTTGTGTGGGCTTGCAAAAACTACGATGGTGACGTTATGTCCGACATGGTGGCGACAGCTTTCGGAAGCCTTGCCATGATGACCTCCGTCCTGGTATCCCCCGAAGGATATTATGAATTTGAAGCAGCTCACGGCACAGTGCAACGCCATTACTACCAGCACCAAAAAGGCCAGGCGACATCCACCAATTCTATGGCTACCTTATATGCCTGGACAGGAGCTCTGAGAAAAAGAGGGGAACTGGACGGGATAGGAGGGCTTATAGATTTTACAAACAAACTTGAGATGGCGGCAGTTAAGACATTGAAAGAAGGCGTTTTGACAAAGGACCTTGCCGAATTGTCAAATATACCTCACAAGAAAGTCGTTTATACTGAGGAATTCTTAAAAGAAATTAAAAAACGGCTGGAACAGGTCTTATAA
- a CDS encoding DUF4153 domain-containing protein, which translates to MKPVEAIKSIIVGLYRSLKRFPVPIIFSAATMVMLIYMNETRPPYQSELRELLTRITMIFALGIPLSLSIKVYLERSSKSIFNLIAYYAGGALLLVLYYFFLLKDVEMVSITRYIAVSLALYLGFLYIPYMLKKEQFEMYIIRIFTGFFTTVIYSIVLYLGLAAILFTVDKLLGIHIQGELYYYTWLFVVFIFSPSYFLAGIPEREVEIPNESYPKLFRILILYIVMPLLTVYTTILYIYFVKIIVTRQWPVGLVSHLVLWYSAIVVIVIFFITPIKNVSKWAERFIVFAPKIILPILIMMFVSMGIRVNAYGLTENRYFVIMLGLWAAGVMLYFSFIKTKRNIIVLLSLSIIAVISVFGPLSSYSLSKASQNKRFEKILIRNNMLNYGQITAAPSNISYEDKNELSRILDYFDENHSLIDVKYLPEGFKTADMNKVFGFEYEGEKPISPEGYFYLSRSQTEAGVDISGYDQMFDSRYLYNSGLNTDYPFKLSYDYATSVLKISKDDKIVYQKELNTFAQGFAGKYFISKDNQVPPEEMTLVEENENVKVKIIFISLSGKTDINTGYTVVNSTEFYVLVKVK; encoded by the coding sequence ATGAAACCAGTTGAAGCCATAAAAAGTATAATAGTAGGACTATACAGAAGCTTAAAGCGTTTTCCAGTCCCCATCATTTTTTCTGCTGCGACTATGGTGATGCTCATTTATATGAATGAGACCCGGCCGCCATATCAAAGTGAGCTGCGGGAGCTTTTAACGAGAATAACAATGATTTTTGCTTTAGGTATCCCTTTGTCTCTCAGTATTAAAGTATATTTGGAAAGAAGCAGCAAAAGTATTTTTAACCTTATTGCATATTACGCAGGAGGAGCATTATTACTTGTACTTTACTATTTCTTCCTTTTAAAAGATGTTGAGATGGTATCAATAACAAGATATATCGCCGTAAGCCTGGCACTGTATTTGGGTTTTCTTTACATTCCTTATATGCTTAAAAAAGAGCAGTTTGAAATGTATATTATAAGGATTTTTACAGGCTTTTTCACCACCGTTATTTATTCCATAGTTCTTTATCTTGGACTTGCGGCAATTTTATTTACGGTAGATAAGCTTCTTGGAATCCATATACAAGGAGAACTTTATTATTATACCTGGCTCTTCGTGGTCTTTATTTTTTCACCTTCATATTTTCTGGCAGGCATACCCGAGAGGGAAGTTGAAATTCCAAATGAAAGCTACCCAAAACTCTTCAGGATTCTTATTCTATATATCGTAATGCCTTTGCTGACGGTATATACAACAATATTGTATATATATTTCGTAAAAATAATAGTAACACGGCAATGGCCTGTGGGTTTGGTTTCCCATCTGGTACTGTGGTATTCGGCAATTGTTGTTATAGTTATATTTTTTATAACCCCAATCAAAAACGTAAGTAAATGGGCGGAAAGGTTCATTGTTTTTGCTCCTAAAATCATCCTTCCCATATTGATTATGATGTTTGTATCCATGGGAATAAGGGTTAATGCCTACGGTTTGACGGAAAACAGGTATTTTGTAATTATGTTGGGCTTATGGGCAGCAGGCGTAATGCTGTATTTTTCCTTTATTAAAACTAAGCGGAACATAATAGTTCTTTTGAGCTTATCCATAATTGCGGTTATTTCAGTATTTGGTCCCTTAAGCAGCTATTCCTTGTCAAAGGCAAGCCAGAACAAAAGGTTTGAGAAAATACTGATAAGAAACAATATGCTGAATTACGGTCAGATAACAGCTGCGCCGTCAAACATTTCTTATGAAGATAAAAATGAGTTAAGCAGGATATTGGATTATTTCGATGAAAATCACAGCTTAATCGACGTTAAATATCTGCCTGAAGGTTTTAAAACGGCGGATATGAATAAGGTATTCGGCTTTGAATATGAAGGTGAGAAACCTATATCACCTGAAGGGTATTTCTATCTTTCCAGGAGCCAAACCGAAGCCGGTGTGGATATAAGCGGCTATGACCAAATGTTTGATTCAAGGTATCTGTATAATTCCGGCTTGAACACCGATTATCCCTTTAAGTTGTCCTATGATTACGCTACATCAGTTTTAAAAATAAGCAAGGATGATAAGATAGTATATCAAAAGGAGCTGAATACCTTTGCACAAGGCTTTGCCGGCAAATATTTTATCTCAAAGGATAATCAAGTACCGCCTGAAGAAATGACTTTAGTTGAAGAAAACGAAAATGTAAAAGTGAAAATCATCTTTATAAGCCTATCCGGCAAGACGGATATAAACACCGGATATACTGTGGTGAACAGCACAGAATTTTATGTTTTGGTAAAGGTTAAGTAA
- a CDS encoding replication-associated recombination protein A encodes MAPLAERIRPKSLSEFFGQSHIIGKGKVLTKIIESGNIPNMVFFGPPGTGKTTLANIIAERSGKRFYKLNATNASIKDIKDVIEDTKTLMGSKGILLYLDEIQNFDKRRQQSLLEFIENGTITLIASTADNPYFCIYKAILSRSLVFEFKPLKKEEVISGIQRAVKLLKEQTAGLVCDDDAILHISDLSGGDLRRAINTLEAAYSTCQDNHITKEWAAECLKVGVLNYDRNGDSHYDALSYFQKCIRGSDPDASILALAILVKGGDLLSICRRLLVIASEDIGLAAPQGITIVKSCVDAALQLGFPEAGIPLAHAVLYLATAPKSNSAVSAIYSALGDLDTKDIGELPAHLRDGHYAGAKHLGRMQDYKYPHDYPNNYVEQQYLPDNFKGNTYYKAGKNKMEQAAYEYWQKIKGR; translated from the coding sequence TTGGCTCCATTAGCTGAAAGAATAAGGCCTAAAAGCCTATCGGAATTTTTCGGGCAATCCCATATAATCGGTAAAGGAAAGGTGCTTACCAAGATTATCGAGTCAGGCAACATCCCTAACATGGTATTTTTCGGCCCTCCTGGAACAGGCAAAACCACCCTTGCCAATATTATCGCCGAAAGGTCCGGCAAACGATTCTATAAGTTGAATGCCACCAATGCTTCAATTAAGGATATAAAAGATGTCATAGAAGATACCAAAACTCTGATGGGGTCAAAGGGTATACTTTTATATTTAGACGAGATTCAGAACTTTGATAAAAGAAGGCAGCAGTCCCTTCTGGAATTTATAGAAAACGGCACCATAACATTGATAGCCAGCACGGCAGACAACCCCTATTTTTGCATATACAAGGCCATATTAAGCAGGTCACTGGTTTTTGAATTCAAGCCCTTAAAAAAGGAAGAAGTAATATCAGGCATACAAAGAGCTGTAAAACTGCTTAAAGAACAGACAGCCGGCCTGGTATGCGATGATGATGCCATTCTCCATATATCGGATTTAAGCGGCGGCGATTTAAGAAGGGCTATAAATACATTGGAAGCTGCCTACTCAACCTGTCAGGATAATCATATAACAAAGGAGTGGGCGGCGGAATGCCTGAAGGTCGGTGTTTTAAACTATGACAGAAACGGAGATTCCCATTATGATGCATTAAGCTATTTCCAAAAATGTATCCGGGGCTCCGACCCGGACGCTTCCATCCTTGCCCTTGCAATACTAGTAAAGGGTGGAGACCTTCTATCCATATGCAGAAGGCTATTGGTTATTGCCAGCGAAGATATCGGCCTTGCCGCACCCCAGGGAATTACAATTGTAAAATCCTGTGTGGATGCAGCATTGCAGTTAGGTTTTCCCGAAGCCGGCATACCATTAGCCCATGCAGTTTTATATCTTGCAACAGCACCTAAATCAAACTCCGCCGTTTCTGCCATTTACAGCGCACTGGGCGACCTTGATACAAAAGATATAGGTGAGCTTCCTGCTCATTTAAGGGACGGACATTATGCAGGCGCCAAACATTTAGGAAGAATGCAGGATTATAAATACCCTCATGATTACCCCAACAATTATGTTGAACAGCAATATCTGCCGGATAACTTCAAGGGTAATACATATTACAAAGCAGGCAAAAACAAAATGGAACAGGCTGCTTATGAATACTGGCAGAAAATAAAAGGCCGCTAG
- a CDS encoding NlpC/P60 family protein, producing the protein MKRNLRLLIVVVIIGALFITPTANAATLLKVGSRGSAVSSLQTKLNTIGYNSGVADGIFGNNTKAAVMEFQRNAGLVVDGIVGPATTSALNYAYQRKIKTDGIISYSKTLIGVPYVWGGTTPSGFDCSGYTKYVFAKYGITLPRVSSDQYKQGTSIAYNNLRPGDLVFFSLNKNGQISHVGIYIGNSQFINATSSKGVVISSFTSYWKNVYVGAKRVY; encoded by the coding sequence ATGAAAAGGAATTTAAGGTTACTGATTGTAGTCGTAATCATCGGTGCTTTATTTATTACTCCAACTGCCAATGCAGCCACATTGCTTAAGGTAGGGTCAAGGGGAAGCGCAGTTTCCTCACTTCAGACCAAGCTTAATACAATTGGTTATAATTCAGGGGTTGCGGATGGAATATTCGGCAATAACACAAAGGCTGCAGTTATGGAGTTTCAAAGAAATGCGGGTCTGGTGGTTGATGGTATAGTAGGACCTGCAACGACAAGCGCTCTAAATTATGCATATCAGCGTAAAATAAAAACCGATGGAATTATATCTTATTCAAAGACACTTATAGGTGTGCCTTATGTCTGGGGTGGGACAACACCATCAGGTTTTGACTGTTCAGGGTATACTAAATATGTATTTGCAAAATACGGAATTACACTGCCAAGAGTAAGCTCTGACCAGTACAAGCAAGGGACAAGCATTGCCTATAATAATTTAAGGCCGGGAGATTTAGTGTTCTTCAGCCTTAATAAAAACGGACAGATAAGCCATGTAGGTATATATATAGGAAACAGCCAGTTTATCAATGCGACATCAAGCAAAGGCGTCGTTATTTCAAGCTTCACATCCTACTGGAAAAATGTCTACGTAGGAGCAAAAAGAGTATATTAA
- a CDS encoding 6-phosphofructokinase, translating to MVKIKKIALLTGGGDCQGLNAVIRAATRTAILQYGYEVIGYTFGYRGLYENDYISLALETVSGILHRGGTILFSSNKDNLFNFPIIENGKTVKKDVSDIAVENLKKENVDALIVIGGDGTLASALEFARKGVYVVGVPKTIDKDLMGTEQTFGFNSALGVATEALDRLHTTAESHHRIMILEVMGRGAGWIALESGIAGSADVILIPEIPYDINKIVDKVEMRQRLGKKFSIIVVAEGAKPKGGDVVVQKIVEDSPDPIRLGGIGHKLALDLEKLISEHEIRTTVLGHVQRGGNTSPYDRILSTRYGVEAVNLINQGKFGTMVSLQGDEITHVSLEEVMGRHKLVDPNSKLVAVARSIGISFGDM from the coding sequence ATGGTTAAAATTAAGAAAATCGCTTTGCTGACAGGGGGCGGAGACTGTCAGGGCTTGAATGCCGTTATCCGTGCCGCTACAAGGACAGCCATATTGCAGTATGGTTATGAGGTAATTGGCTACACCTTCGGATACAGAGGCTTATATGAAAATGATTACATATCCCTTGCCTTGGAGACGGTATCGGGCATACTCCACAGGGGAGGCACCATACTTTTCTCCTCCAACAAAGACAACCTCTTTAACTTTCCCATAATAGAAAATGGCAAAACCGTTAAGAAGGATGTTTCGGACATCGCAGTTGAGAACCTTAAAAAAGAAAATGTGGATGCCTTGATAGTAATAGGCGGTGATGGTACTTTAGCAAGCGCACTGGAGTTTGCCAGAAAAGGAGTATATGTGGTAGGTGTACCTAAAACTATTGATAAAGATCTAATGGGCACTGAACAGACCTTTGGCTTTAACTCGGCATTAGGTGTGGCCACAGAAGCTCTGGACAGACTGCATACCACAGCCGAATCTCATCACAGGATAATGATACTTGAAGTCATGGGCAGAGGGGCCGGATGGATTGCATTGGAATCGGGCATTGCAGGCTCAGCAGATGTTATATTAATCCCTGAAATCCCCTATGATATCAACAAGATTGTGGATAAAGTAGAAATGCGACAGCGCTTGGGGAAAAAATTCAGCATCATAGTTGTAGCGGAAGGTGCAAAACCAAAGGGCGGTGACGTGGTGGTACAAAAAATCGTGGAAGACAGCCCCGACCCCATTAGATTAGGCGGCATAGGCCACAAGCTGGCACTTGATTTGGAGAAGCTTATAAGTGAGCATGAAATAAGGACCACGGTTTTAGGCCACGTTCAAAGAGGCGGAAACACCTCTCCTTACGATAGGATTTTATCTACAAGGTATGGGGTGGAAGCCGTCAACCTGATTAACCAAGGAAAATTCGGTACCATGGTGTCCCTTCAAGGCGATGAAATAACCCATGTATCCTTAGAAGAAGTCATGGGTAGGCACAAGCTGGTGGATCCAAACAGCAAGCTGGTTGCCGTAGCCCGCAGCATAGGCATTTCTTTTGGAGATATGTAA
- a CDS encoding MFS transporter, with protein MKKPLSNALKTFYGVGDLGFSLMVSVGMYLQTYFLTDIAGFNLAMVALIVTIPSTFDAIFSPVYGAIIDAVKPMKWGKLRSWLIVTPPIVVVLMALQYSKIGPDNVAAIIMIVSAIVARPLFNTPWVANVALIPLLASTPQEKVLLSSRRGFWTNLSRVFFSYIGTPLAIFFGSVTGSPVLGYTILQTLMAMCMWGGYFIHFRMTEGYEELPSKDVPAETTKTAVKKKEKASIGDILRNLFQNPPLIFLMIADYGRYMATFVVSASVAYYFTYVAENMALMPFFMLVTSISAVLGSLATPTLNKKFNTRTTTIISAFAAGAFLVVAKLLGLQTYMFILAFFFGQFFIGVLTSTLVALYSDTIVYGEWKTGQNTAGFIMGLMNLPLKIGSLTRGIVMSVALASIGFVAKMTPTPALKAGLINVLALLPAIGLLFTGAVLLLGFHLTEAKVKEMTEEINARKQGAVD; from the coding sequence ATGAAAAAACCCTTAAGTAATGCCTTAAAGACCTTTTATGGTGTGGGAGATTTGGGTTTTTCCCTGATGGTCAGTGTAGGTATGTATTTACAAACTTACTTTTTAACTGATATTGCAGGTTTTAATCTTGCAATGGTGGCCCTTATTGTCACCATACCCAGCACTTTCGATGCCATTTTCTCTCCTGTTTACGGCGCAATCATAGATGCTGTAAAACCAATGAAATGGGGTAAACTGCGATCCTGGCTCATTGTTACCCCGCCTATTGTAGTTGTACTTATGGCCTTGCAATATTCCAAAATAGGTCCGGATAATGTTGCTGCCATAATTATGATTGTATCTGCAATTGTCGCCAGGCCCCTCTTTAATACCCCCTGGGTGGCTAACGTTGCGCTCATCCCTTTGCTGGCAAGCACCCCCCAGGAAAAGGTACTTTTATCATCCAGGAGAGGATTTTGGACAAATCTATCAAGAGTATTCTTCTCTTACATCGGTACCCCTCTGGCTATATTCTTCGGATCTGTTACGGGAAGTCCTGTCTTGGGTTACACCATTCTTCAGACACTTATGGCAATGTGTATGTGGGGAGGATACTTCATTCATTTCAGAATGACAGAAGGATATGAAGAGCTCCCTTCCAAGGATGTACCTGCAGAAACAACCAAAACCGCTGTAAAGAAAAAGGAAAAAGCATCAATAGGCGACATACTGAGGAATTTATTCCAGAACCCGCCGTTGATATTCTTGATGATCGCTGACTACGGAAGATATATGGCTACCTTTGTCGTATCCGCATCCGTCGCATATTATTTCACCTATGTGGCAGAAAACATGGCTCTCATGCCCTTCTTCATGCTGGTAACATCCATATCTGCAGTTTTAGGCTCCCTGGCAACTCCAACATTGAATAAAAAATTCAATACCCGCACAACTACCATCATATCCGCATTTGCAGCCGGCGCTTTTCTTGTAGTTGCAAAGCTTTTAGGCTTACAGACATATATGTTTATATTAGCTTTCTTCTTCGGACAATTCTTCATAGGTGTCTTAACCTCGACCTTGGTTGCCCTATACAGCGACACAATTGTCTATGGTGAGTGGAAGACAGGGCAGAATACAGCAGGTTTTATTATGGGGCTTATGAACCTGCCTTTGAAAATCGGAAGCTTGACCCGCGGAATTGTTATGTCAGTTGCGTTAGCATCTATAGGATTTGTGGCTAAAATGACTCCCACTCCGGCATTAAAGGCAGGACTTATAAATGTTCTGGCACTGTTGCCTGCAATAGGCTTATTATTTACAGGTGCCGTACTTCTTTTAGGCTTCCATCTGACAGAAGCAAAAGTGAAGGAAATGACAGAAGAAATAAATGCCAGAAAGCAAGGAGCAGTAGATTAA
- a CDS encoding DNA-3-methyladenine glycosylase, translating into MKIFPREFYMQDTLTVARMLLGKYLVRNTGNNLIIGRIVETEGYMGPDDKAAHSYNLRRTERNEIMYGLPGFAYVYFIYGMYYCMNVVTQDIGTPQAVLIRALEPVGGLQQMSHNRYGKDYDTLSKMQKKNLANGPGKLCIALNINRSDNGEDLLSDKLYIAYDDIEPQFTIESSPRINIGYAEEAIDYPWRFYMKDNTYVSKSK; encoded by the coding sequence ATGAAAATATTTCCCAGGGAATTTTATATGCAGGATACCCTAACAGTAGCAAGGATGCTGCTGGGCAAATACCTTGTCCGTAATACGGGAAATAACCTGATTATAGGGAGAATTGTAGAGACCGAAGGCTATATGGGACCTGATGATAAGGCTGCTCATTCCTACAATTTAAGACGGACAGAGCGAAATGAAATCATGTATGGCCTCCCTGGATTTGCATATGTGTATTTTATATACGGCATGTATTACTGCATGAATGTGGTAACACAAGATATAGGAACGCCCCAGGCTGTCCTCATAAGAGCATTGGAACCGGTAGGAGGACTTCAGCAAATGTCACATAACCGCTACGGCAAGGATTATGACACTCTTTCAAAAATGCAGAAGAAAAACTTGGCCAACGGACCGGGAAAGCTTTGCATTGCATTAAATATAAACCGTTCAGACAATGGTGAGGATTTGCTTTCAGATAAGCTATACATAGCCTATGATGATATAGAACCCCAATTTACAATTGAATCCTCTCCCCGCATAAACATAGGTTATGCAGAAGAAGCCATAGATTATCCCTGGCGGTTTTACATGAAGGATAATACCTATGTATCTAAATCAAAATAA
- the epsC gene encoding serine O-acetyltransferase EpsC → MDLNSWLNSEVPNISKVIEQTNKDYFFKDKTIGFAGKQSVTKVIYHLRCALFPGVYEKHPIDETRADIYIGNNIRTAAVELSGLIEKALMNNCNVKDSKEDNCSICRSQADEITVKLMSKLPEIRNILNTDIHAAYDGDPAAHSTEEILLSYPSIEAISIYRIAHVLYDLSVPLVPRIMSEYAHQLTGIDIHPGARIGEYFFIDHGTGVVVGETCTIGNYVKIYQGVTLGAKSFPLDEDGNPIKGIKRHPDIEDNVVIYAGATILGGDTVIGHDSTIGGNVWLTHSVPPYSTVYNNQPSLLIKQEQNNI, encoded by the coding sequence ATGGATCTTAATAGCTGGCTTAATAGTGAGGTTCCCAATATTTCAAAGGTTATTGAACAAACCAACAAGGATTATTTTTTTAAGGATAAGACCATAGGATTTGCCGGGAAACAAAGCGTTACAAAGGTTATATATCACTTAAGATGTGCGCTTTTCCCCGGAGTTTATGAAAAGCATCCCATTGATGAGACCAGGGCTGATATATATATAGGAAACAATATCCGCACTGCGGCTGTGGAATTAAGCGGCTTGATAGAAAAAGCCCTTATGAATAATTGCAATGTTAAGGATTCTAAAGAAGACAACTGCTCTATCTGCAGAAGCCAGGCTGACGAGATTACGGTAAAACTCATGAGCAAGCTTCCTGAGATAAGAAATATTTTAAATACAGACATTCATGCAGCATATGACGGAGACCCAGCGGCTCACTCTACTGAGGAGATACTTTTAAGCTATCCTTCAATAGAAGCCATCAGCATATACAGGATAGCCCATGTCCTTTATGATTTGAGCGTTCCTTTAGTCCCCAGGATTATGAGTGAATATGCTCATCAATTAACAGGTATAGATATTCATCCGGGAGCAAGAATAGGGGAGTATTTTTTCATAGACCATGGTACGGGGGTAGTTGTAGGTGAGACCTGTACAATAGGAAATTATGTAAAGATATATCAGGGCGTAACGCTGGGTGCAAAGAGCTTCCCTTTAGATGAAGACGGAAACCCCATAAAGGGTATAAAAAGGCATCCGGATATTGAGGACAATGTGGTTATATATGCCGGTGCCACCATATTAGGCGGGGATACGGTTATAGGTCATGATTCTACCATCGGCGGAAACGTTTGGCTTACTCATTCTGTGCCTCCTTATTCAACGGTGTATAACAACCAGCCCTCCCTTTTGATAAAACAAGAGCAAAATAATATATAG
- a CDS encoding zinc-ribbon domain-containing protein: MADKTLTCKDCGKEFVFTEGEQAFYKEKGFENEPQRCPDCRRAKKQQYNNNRGYRR; this comes from the coding sequence ATGGCAGATAAGACTTTAACTTGCAAAGATTGTGGAAAAGAATTTGTTTTCACTGAAGGCGAACAGGCTTTCTACAAAGAGAAGGGTTTCGAAAATGAGCCTCAGAGATGTCCTGATTGCAGAAGGGCAAAGAAACAGCAATACAACAATAACAGAGGATACAGAAGGTAA